A single genomic interval of Lysobacter avium harbors:
- a CDS encoding SCO family protein translates to MKSLALSIAMAVLAGCTVAIPASAIAASPAAQKVPLPGNSVYQLDVQLTDQAGRTSAWRDRRGKPQLVSMFYTSCQYICPLIIDSGKAVQKQLSDAERARLGITLISMDPARDTPQALAKVATQRKLDPAQWTLASPAPDDVRSVAGVLNIRYRALADGEFNHTSALVLLDGEGRILARTEKMGSKPDPEFVEAVRKALK, encoded by the coding sequence ATGAAATCACTTGCCCTTTCCATCGCCATGGCCGTGCTGGCCGGCTGCACGGTGGCGATCCCGGCTTCGGCCATCGCCGCCTCCCCCGCGGCGCAGAAGGTTCCCTTGCCGGGCAATTCGGTCTACCAGTTGGATGTGCAACTGACCGACCAGGCCGGCCGCACCAGCGCGTGGCGCGACAGGCGCGGCAAGCCGCAGTTGGTGTCGATGTTCTACACCTCCTGCCAGTACATCTGCCCGCTGATCATCGACAGTGGCAAGGCGGTGCAGAAGCAGCTCAGCGACGCGGAGCGCGCTCGGCTCGGCATCACCCTGATCAGCATGGACCCGGCCCGGGACACACCGCAGGCGCTCGCCAAGGTCGCCACCCAGCGCAAACTCGATCCCGCGCAGTGGACCCTGGCCAGTCCGGCGCCCGATGACGTCCGCTCGGTGGCCGGCGTGCTCAACATCCGCTATCGCGCGTTGGCCGACGGCGAGTTCAACCACACCAGCGCCCTGGTCCTGCTCGACGGCGAGGGCCGCATCCTGGCGCGTACCGAGAAGATGGGCAGCAAGCCCGATCCGGAGTTCGTCGAGGCAGTGCGCAAGGCGCTGAAGTAA
- a CDS encoding heavy metal translocating P-type ATPase, whose product MSAGVTTRNDSLLADTDGCYHCGEALPASPARVELDGSSRRFCCDGCAAAAQWIREADLGDYYQLRSQHAGRVDTDPVDLAVWDRDELLAEHAHDIPGGREITLLTDGMRCAACAWLIDRVLAREAGVLEAGANAVTGRIRVAWDPAQTTLSAPLQRLVALGYRPYLASGEARERAHRRQRNRDLIRIGVAGLGSMQAMMLAGSLYLDTTGSMPIPTRDFFRWLTFLVSTPVVFYAGWPFISGAWRELRHRQLGMDTLIAGSTLLAYFASVVGTVRGSEHVWYDAAVMFVFLLSIARMLEQRARNIASAQVDALARARPAFATRELADGSRESIPLPALVIGDIACVAVGEVVPADGRLLDAHARFEEALLTGESSPVDKSAGDPVYAGTVCREHPARLAVTETGSATRLSQLARLVEQAQAQRPALARTAERIAHYFVSGLLVATVAVYFGWRAYDPSRAFEVTLALLVISCPCALSLAVPAALAAAHGALARLGVLAVRENALDRLADATDIVFDKTGTLSDGKPALAAVEVSGDLDRTQVLRIAAALERDSGHPIARAFARVEDAPLARDVRAVPGQGIEGVVDGRLWRLGQAGFAAGASDDGWLWLGDGARAAARFQLAESERADARVAVVSLRELGLSVHLSSGDAAGAVERFAHQVGIEDAHARQSPEDKLAYARALQAQGRIVAMIGDGLNDAPVLAGADVSLAIGEGAALAQRAADLVLTGSSLSRIPEAISVARRTRRIIHQNIGWAIGYNVLALPLAAAGMVTPWIAALGMAVSSLIVTANALRLTRAPAAAPTLPRSRLTAAEGRS is encoded by the coding sequence ATGAGCGCAGGCGTCACCACGCGCAACGATTCGCTGCTCGCGGATACCGACGGTTGCTACCACTGCGGCGAAGCGCTCCCCGCATCGCCGGCGCGCGTCGAACTGGATGGCTCATCGCGCCGGTTCTGCTGCGATGGCTGCGCGGCGGCTGCGCAGTGGATCCGTGAAGCCGACCTGGGCGACTACTACCAGCTGCGCAGCCAGCATGCCGGCCGGGTCGATACCGATCCCGTCGATCTTGCCGTTTGGGACCGCGACGAACTGCTGGCCGAACACGCCCACGACATCCCCGGCGGCCGCGAGATCACCCTGCTCACTGACGGCATGCGCTGCGCCGCGTGCGCGTGGCTGATCGACCGGGTGCTGGCCCGCGAAGCCGGCGTGCTGGAGGCTGGCGCGAATGCCGTCACCGGACGGATCCGGGTGGCCTGGGATCCAGCGCAAACGACGCTGTCGGCACCGTTGCAGCGGCTCGTGGCACTGGGCTACCGACCCTACCTGGCCAGTGGCGAGGCGCGTGAGCGCGCCCATCGCCGGCAGCGCAACCGCGACCTGATCCGCATCGGCGTCGCTGGCCTGGGCTCGATGCAGGCGATGATGCTCGCCGGCTCGCTGTACCTGGACACGACCGGCTCGATGCCGATCCCGACCCGCGACTTTTTCCGCTGGCTGACCTTCCTCGTCTCCACGCCGGTGGTGTTCTACGCGGGCTGGCCGTTCATCAGCGGGGCCTGGCGCGAGCTGCGCCACCGCCAGCTCGGCATGGACACGCTGATCGCCGGCTCGACCTTGCTGGCGTATTTTGCCAGCGTGGTCGGCACCGTCCGCGGCAGCGAGCACGTCTGGTACGACGCCGCGGTGATGTTCGTGTTCCTGCTCTCGATCGCACGAATGCTGGAGCAGCGGGCGCGCAACATCGCCAGCGCCCAGGTCGATGCGCTGGCCCGTGCGCGTCCGGCCTTCGCGACGCGTGAACTGGCCGATGGCAGCCGGGAGTCGATCCCGTTGCCGGCATTGGTGATCGGCGACATCGCGTGCGTGGCGGTGGGCGAGGTCGTTCCCGCCGACGGACGCCTGCTGGATGCCCATGCGCGCTTCGAGGAAGCGCTGCTCACCGGCGAGTCCAGCCCGGTCGACAAGTCCGCGGGCGATCCGGTGTACGCCGGCACCGTCTGCCGCGAACACCCGGCCCGGCTGGCGGTCACCGAAACCGGCAGCGCCACCCGCCTGTCGCAACTGGCGCGGCTGGTCGAACAGGCGCAGGCGCAGCGCCCGGCGCTGGCCCGCACCGCCGAGCGGATCGCCCACTATTTCGTCAGTGGTCTGCTGGTGGCAACGGTCGCGGTGTACTTCGGCTGGCGCGCCTACGACCCGTCGCGCGCCTTCGAGGTCACCCTGGCGCTGCTGGTGATCAGCTGCCCGTGCGCGTTGTCATTGGCCGTGCCCGCCGCGCTGGCGGCAGCGCACGGTGCGCTCGCCCGGCTTGGCGTGCTGGCAGTTCGCGAGAATGCCCTGGACCGGCTGGCCGACGCCACCGACATCGTGTTCGACAAGACCGGCACCCTCAGCGACGGCAAGCCCGCGCTGGCGGCGGTGGAGGTGTCGGGCGACCTGGATCGCACCCAGGTGCTGCGCATCGCCGCGGCGCTGGAGCGCGACAGTGGCCATCCGATCGCGCGGGCGTTTGCGCGCGTGGAGGACGCTCCCCTGGCCCGCGATGTCCGCGCCGTTCCGGGCCAGGGCATCGAGGGTGTGGTCGACGGCCGGTTGTGGCGTCTGGGGCAGGCGGGTTTTGCGGCCGGTGCCAGCGACGACGGTTGGCTCTGGCTGGGTGACGGCGCGCGGGCAGCGGCCCGTTTCCAGCTGGCCGAATCGGAGCGCGCCGATGCCCGCGTCGCGGTGGTGTCGCTGCGTGAATTGGGACTGTCGGTCCACCTGTCCAGCGGCGACGCCGCCGGCGCGGTGGAGCGCTTCGCCCACCAGGTTGGCATCGAGGACGCGCATGCGCGGCAGAGCCCGGAGGACAAGCTCGCCTACGCCCGCGCGTTGCAGGCCCAGGGACGCATCGTGGCGATGATCGGCGACGGCCTCAACGACGCGCCCGTGCTCGCCGGCGCGGATGTCTCGCTGGCGATCGGCGAAGGCGCCGCGCTGGCCCAACGCGCCGCCGACCTGGTGCTGACCGGCTCCTCGCTGTCGCGCATCCCAGAGGCCATTTCGGTCGCCCGGCGGACGCGACGGATCATCCACCAGAACATCGGCTGGGCAATAGGCTACAACGTGCTCGCCCTGCCGCTGGCGGCTGCGGGCATGGTCACGCCCTGGATCGCCGCGCTGGGCATGGCGGTGTCCTCCCTGATCGTGACCGCGAATGCACTGCGCCTGACCCGCGCGCCGGCCGCCGCGCCGACGCTGCCCCGCTCGCGACTGACGGCCGCGGAGGGTCGATCATGA
- the ccoS gene encoding cbb3-type cytochrome oxidase assembly protein CcoS: MNILLFLIPVSMLGLGLALWAFIWAVKRGQFEDMDTPALDILREDEHDRPVLDPRAGKLDPPGAETSPAAPAPATGDGAEVDARPQGRND; the protein is encoded by the coding sequence ATGAATATCCTGCTGTTCCTGATTCCCGTCAGCATGCTCGGCCTGGGTCTCGCGCTGTGGGCCTTCATATGGGCGGTCAAGCGCGGTCAGTTCGAGGACATGGATACCCCTGCGCTGGATATCCTGCGTGAGGACGAGCACGACCGCCCGGTGCTTGATCCGCGGGCCGGCAAGCTTGATCCGCCCGGCGCGGAGACCTCGCCTGCCGCGCCAGCGCCGGCGACCGGTGACGGCGCCGAAGTGGATGCACGCCCGCAGGGCCGGAACGACTGA
- a CDS encoding cbb3-type cytochrome oxidase subunit 3, with the protein MLSGFITLFLMLVFIGIWVWAWRPENKASFDETARLALEDEPGEIANAANDARKQDA; encoded by the coding sequence ATGCTTTCTGGATTCATCACCCTATTCCTGATGCTGGTTTTCATCGGCATCTGGGTCTGGGCCTGGCGCCCGGAGAACAAGGCGTCATTTGACGAGACCGCCCGTCTGGCACTCGAAGACGAACCGGGCGAGATCGCCAACGCCGCCAACGACGCAAGGAAACAGGACGCATGA
- a CDS encoding sulfite exporter TauE/SafE family protein — protein MPLDWLTLGAALLTGLMGGVHCAAMCGGIATGFSAMGPRASWKYAVEPNLGRVLGYTLAGALVGGFGHGILDLARVEWLAMALRAGVGLVLVVVAIRLLDRKGRLAFLSGPGTGKLWATLRPLQRRLLPANTSAKRIGLGMLWGWMPCGLSTTMLAAAWLQADARNGALTMAAFGLGTLPLMVSLTWSGARLGQRLQRGGWRLGAGLLVLAAGLLTIASPWLMQVPALHGLLSALGCLPRTV, from the coding sequence ATGCCGCTGGACTGGCTGACGCTGGGCGCCGCCCTCCTGACCGGGCTGATGGGCGGCGTGCATTGCGCCGCGATGTGCGGTGGCATCGCCACGGGCTTCTCGGCGATGGGACCGCGGGCGAGCTGGAAATACGCGGTCGAACCGAACCTGGGCCGCGTCCTTGGCTACACCCTGGCCGGTGCGCTGGTCGGCGGCTTCGGCCACGGCATCCTGGACCTGGCGCGGGTGGAATGGCTCGCGATGGCGCTGCGCGCCGGAGTCGGCCTGGTGCTGGTGGTGGTCGCCATCCGCCTGCTGGATCGTAAGGGGCGCCTGGCATTCCTGTCAGGCCCGGGCACCGGCAAGTTATGGGCAACGTTGCGGCCCCTGCAGCGCCGCCTTTTGCCGGCCAACACCAGTGCCAAGCGGATCGGCCTGGGCATGCTGTGGGGCTGGATGCCGTGCGGCCTGAGCACCACCATGCTCGCCGCGGCATGGCTGCAGGCCGACGCGCGCAACGGCGCGCTGACGATGGCCGCCTTCGGCCTGGGCACACTGCCGCTGATGGTCTCGCTGACCTGGTCCGGCGCGCGCCTGGGCCAGCGTCTACAGCGCGGTGGATGGCGCCTGGGCGCCGGCCTGCTCGTGCTTGCCGCCGGCCTGCTCACCATTGCCTCGCCGTGGCTGATGCAGGTGCCGGCGCTGCACGGACTGCTGAGCGCGCTGGGCTGCCTGCCGCGCACCGTG
- a CDS encoding FixH family protein, which produces MTDPTPEKPGSTPDPNDKPESPWRMPIVWLVIALPAAVVIASIGLIFIAGGDGNDVVRDDVQRTAQIQTADLGADAVASEQKLSAIVRTDAEGGFIEVLPVSGTFDHNAPLRLTLAHPSDSARDTVLLLAPGELGWRVDAELDDSHDWKVELGPEDSHWRLRGRLPKGQQATNLRPSLQAQ; this is translated from the coding sequence ATGACCGATCCGACCCCGGAAAAACCCGGCAGTACGCCCGACCCCAACGACAAGCCGGAATCGCCCTGGCGCATGCCGATCGTCTGGCTGGTGATCGCGCTGCCCGCGGCCGTGGTGATCGCCAGCATCGGCCTGATCTTCATCGCCGGTGGCGACGGCAACGACGTGGTCCGCGACGATGTCCAGCGCACCGCGCAGATCCAGACCGCCGACCTCGGGGCGGATGCGGTCGCCAGCGAGCAGAAGCTCAGCGCGATCGTGCGTACCGACGCGGAGGGCGGGTTCATTGAGGTGCTTCCGGTCAGTGGAACGTTCGACCACAACGCGCCGCTGCGGCTGACCCTCGCCCACCCGTCCGACTCGGCCCGCGACACGGTGTTGCTGCTCGCCCCGGGCGAGCTGGGCTGGCGCGTGGACGCCGAGCTGGACGACAGCCACGACTGGAAGGTCGAGCTGGGGCCGGAGGACTCGCATTGGCGCCTGAGAGGGCGTCTTCCCAAGGGCCAGCAGGCCACCAACCTGCGGCCTTCGTTGCAGGCCCAGTAG
- the ccoP gene encoding cytochrome-c oxidase, cbb3-type subunit III: MSTSWSWYVIALAALNLLGITWLLWWTSKRRPGDPKPEETSHYWDEDITEYNKPMPRWWIQGFYISIAFGFAYFFWYGGLGKYPGYSGWTSKTEHAQDKAVWDETLAETFRPYEGQPINQLAGDPVALNLGRSIFANTCATCHGSSAQGAIGYPNLTDDIWHWGGEPETILETILDGREGVMPEWGKVLTGMGGENAIDYVIAYVRTLGADQASRSDFMAARGKKLYDGVCVACHGVEGKGNQALGAPDLTDGYWMYGDSKESLYETIANGRHGVMPAHRDLLGETRTRLVAAYVWSLSNTPADSKATQ; the protein is encoded by the coding sequence ATGAGCACCAGCTGGTCGTGGTATGTCATTGCCCTGGCGGCACTCAACCTGCTCGGGATCACCTGGCTGCTGTGGTGGACCTCCAAGCGCCGCCCCGGGGATCCCAAGCCCGAGGAGACCAGTCATTACTGGGACGAGGACATCACCGAGTACAACAAGCCGATGCCGCGCTGGTGGATCCAGGGCTTCTACATCAGCATCGCGTTCGGGTTTGCCTACTTCTTCTGGTACGGCGGCCTGGGCAAGTACCCCGGCTACAGCGGCTGGACCTCGAAAACCGAGCACGCGCAGGACAAGGCGGTTTGGGACGAGACCCTGGCCGAGACCTTCCGTCCCTACGAGGGTCAGCCGATCAACCAGCTTGCCGGTGATCCGGTCGCGCTGAACCTGGGCCGATCGATCTTTGCCAACACCTGCGCGACCTGCCACGGCTCGTCCGCCCAGGGGGCCATCGGCTACCCGAACCTGACCGATGACATCTGGCATTGGGGTGGCGAACCGGAAACAATCCTGGAGACCATTCTTGACGGCCGTGAAGGCGTGATGCCCGAGTGGGGCAAGGTACTGACCGGCATGGGTGGAGAGAACGCAATCGACTACGTGATCGCCTATGTGCGCACGCTTGGCGCTGATCAGGCATCCCGCAGCGACTTCATGGCCGCGCGTGGCAAGAAGCTGTATGACGGTGTCTGCGTGGCCTGCCACGGGGTCGAGGGCAAGGGCAACCAGGCGCTGGGCGCTCCCGACCTGACGGACGGTTACTGGATGTACGGCGACAGCAAGGAAAGCCTCTACGAGACGATTGCGAACGGGCGCCATGGCGTGATGCCGGCGCACCGTGACCTTTTGGGCGAGACGCGCACGCGTCTGGTCGCGGCCTACGTCTGGTCGCTGTCCAACACGCCGGCGGACAGCAAGGCGACCCAATGA
- the ccoN gene encoding cytochrome-c oxidase, cbb3-type subunit I — protein sequence MFWGIVGMAVGVFIAAQLYWPALNFDTPWLSYGRLRPLHTNGVIFAFGGSVLFATSLYVVQRTCHVRLLSDKLASFVFWGWQLAMVSAVITLPLGITQSKEYAELEWPIDILIAVVWVAYGWLFFGTIAKRKVKHIYVANWFYGAYIIGVCMLHIVNNLAMPAGLFKSYSLYTGAVDAMAQWWYGHNAVAFLLTVGYLAMMYYFVPKQAQRPIYSYRLSIVHFWALISVYMWAGPHHLHYTALPDWAQSVGMVFSVILLAPSWGGAMNGILTLSGVWHKLRTDPILKFLIVAISFYMIATFEGPLLSIKTVNSLSHYTDWTVGHVHAGTLGWVAMISFGSLYSLYPRLIGAKEMYSIKWIDAHFWLHTIGVVFYIASMWIAGITQGLMWRATNADGTLTYSFVESLAVTYPYYLGRLLGGVMVLAGICLMSWNMWRTRQNVLAPAAHPVLPPHAAAAKG from the coding sequence ATGTTCTGGGGCATCGTGGGCATGGCGGTCGGCGTGTTCATCGCCGCCCAGCTGTACTGGCCGGCGCTGAACTTCGACACCCCGTGGCTCAGCTACGGCCGCCTGCGGCCGCTGCACACCAACGGGGTGATCTTCGCCTTCGGCGGCTCGGTGCTGTTTGCCACCAGCCTGTACGTGGTCCAGCGCACCTGCCATGTTCGCCTGCTGTCGGACAAACTCGCCAGCTTCGTCTTCTGGGGCTGGCAGCTGGCCATGGTCAGCGCGGTGATCACCCTGCCGCTGGGAATCACCCAGAGCAAGGAATACGCCGAGCTGGAATGGCCGATCGACATCCTGATCGCCGTCGTCTGGGTGGCCTATGGGTGGTTGTTCTTCGGCACCATCGCCAAGCGCAAGGTAAAGCATATCTACGTCGCCAACTGGTTCTACGGCGCGTACATCATCGGCGTGTGCATGCTGCACATCGTCAACAACCTGGCGATGCCGGCCGGCCTGTTCAAGTCCTACTCGCTCTACACCGGCGCCGTGGATGCGATGGCGCAGTGGTGGTACGGGCACAACGCGGTGGCGTTCCTGCTGACGGTTGGCTACCTGGCGATGATGTATTACTTCGTGCCCAAGCAGGCCCAGCGCCCGATCTACTCCTACCGGCTGTCGATCGTCCACTTCTGGGCGCTGATCTCGGTCTACATGTGGGCCGGCCCGCACCATCTGCACTACACCGCGCTGCCCGACTGGGCGCAGTCGGTGGGCATGGTGTTCTCGGTGATCCTGCTGGCACCCAGTTGGGGCGGCGCGATGAACGGCATCCTGACCCTGTCGGGTGTGTGGCACAAACTGCGCACCGACCCGATCCTGAAGTTCCTCATCGTCGCCATCAGCTTCTACATGATCGCGACGTTTGAAGGTCCGTTGCTGTCGATCAAGACCGTCAACTCGCTCAGCCACTACACCGACTGGACCGTGGGCCACGTCCACGCCGGTACCCTGGGCTGGGTAGCGATGATCTCGTTTGGCTCGCTGTACTCCCTCTACCCGCGCCTGATCGGCGCCAAGGAGATGTACTCGATCAAGTGGATCGACGCGCACTTCTGGCTGCACACGATCGGGGTGGTGTTCTACATCGCCTCGATGTGGATCGCCGGAATCACCCAGGGCCTGATGTGGCGCGCGACCAACGCCGACGGCACGCTGACCTACAGCTTCGTCGAGTCGCTCGCTGTCACCTATCCGTACTACCTGGGCCGCCTGCTGGGCGGGGTGATGGTGCTGGCAGGCATCTGCCTGATGTCTTGGAACATGTGGCGCACGCGTCAGAACGTGCTCGCACCCGCCGCACACCCGGTCCTGCCGCCGCACGCGGCAGCGGCAAAGGGCTGA
- a CDS encoding formylglycine-generating enzyme family protein: protein MIRVIAAAVLVASPFVGVLAAEGDYLPIPAGRFASALNYEDAPGKQPVAAYSMMRTPVTNADFLAFVKANPKWRRDRVPTVIAEKRYLSHWAGPLELGDTAKPDQPVVQVSWFAADAYCAAEGARLPTWTEWEYAAAADETRRDARSDRIWRERILRWYSRPSNTALPRAGLQPANVYGVQDLHGLVWEWTEDFSSMLMDADNRNQGDPDNARFCGAGALSMNDRDNYAVLMRVAMLSSLSAEATTANLGFRCVKDTP from the coding sequence GCCGAGGGGGACTACCTGCCGATACCGGCCGGCAGGTTTGCCAGCGCACTGAACTACGAAGACGCGCCCGGCAAACAGCCGGTCGCGGCCTACTCGATGATGCGCACCCCGGTCACCAACGCCGACTTCCTGGCTTTCGTGAAGGCCAACCCGAAGTGGCGGCGCGACCGGGTGCCGACCGTCATTGCCGAGAAACGCTACCTCTCGCACTGGGCCGGTCCGCTGGAGTTGGGCGATACCGCCAAGCCGGACCAGCCCGTGGTGCAGGTCAGCTGGTTCGCCGCCGACGCCTACTGCGCGGCCGAGGGCGCGCGCCTGCCGACCTGGACAGAATGGGAATACGCCGCGGCCGCCGATGAGACGCGGCGCGACGCCCGCAGCGACCGCATCTGGCGCGAACGCATCCTGCGCTGGTACTCGCGTCCGTCAAACACCGCCCTGCCCCGCGCCGGCCTGCAACCGGCCAACGTCTACGGCGTGCAGGACTTGCACGGGCTGGTCTGGGAGTGGACGGAGGACTTCTCATCGATGCTGATGGACGCCGACAACCGCAACCAGGGCGACCCGGACAACGCACGCTTCTGCGGCGCCGGCGCGCTGTCCATGAACGACCGTGACAACTACGCGGTACTGATGCGCGTGGCGATGCTGTCCTCGCTCAGCGCCGAGGCGACCACCGCCAACCTGGGTTTCCGCTGCGTCAAGGACACACCATGA
- a CDS encoding 4Fe-4S dicluster domain-containing protein has protein sequence MSKKIDIDLLDDGSGSSVYVKERKVYPRDVTGRFDRLRKVAVFWLLGMYYVFPWLQWDGHQAVLFDLPARKFHVFGLTFWPQDFTFLAMLLIILAMVLFFVTALAGRIWCGYACPQTVWTEVFLWMERWTEGDRAKRMKLDAGPWNGNKILRKGSKHFLWIVFALWTGFTFVGFFTPIVSLGQRIWPFDWNGWETFWVFFYALATLGNAGFLREQVCRYMCPYARFQSAMFDRDTLIIAYDPMRGEPRGPRRRGLGDVVSRGRGLLDKVLAYELVFRASHHDAAGNAMEVARADAGLPNDAEFGASLEVPLPRPDPELAGDCIDCTLCVQVCPTGIDIRNGLQYDCIACGACVDVCDEVMDKMGYPRGLIRYSTQNAIDGKPTRVLRPRVFVYAALLLVLIGAWAWGIAARSPLIVDVLRDRNALYRVTADGIDNGYTLKLVNKTDLEQDYRITLDAKTPGIELRDAGTNVHVQAAQVASVPVEVTAPASVQGRHEVRFIIESADGSIRQVADSSFFGPTP, from the coding sequence GTGAGCAAGAAAATCGACATCGACCTCCTTGACGACGGCAGCGGAAGCTCCGTCTACGTCAAGGAGCGGAAGGTCTATCCGCGCGATGTCACTGGCCGGTTCGATCGCCTGCGCAAGGTGGCGGTGTTCTGGTTGCTGGGCATGTACTACGTGTTCCCCTGGCTGCAGTGGGACGGCCACCAGGCGGTCCTGTTCGACCTGCCGGCGCGCAAGTTCCACGTGTTCGGACTGACCTTCTGGCCGCAGGATTTCACCTTCCTGGCGATGCTGCTGATCATCCTGGCGATGGTGCTGTTCTTCGTCACTGCACTGGCCGGACGCATCTGGTGCGGTTACGCCTGTCCGCAAACGGTGTGGACCGAGGTGTTCCTGTGGATGGAGCGCTGGACGGAGGGCGACCGCGCCAAGCGGATGAAGCTCGACGCCGGGCCGTGGAACGGCAACAAGATCCTGCGCAAGGGCAGCAAGCATTTTCTGTGGATCGTGTTCGCGCTGTGGACCGGCTTTACCTTCGTTGGTTTCTTCACCCCGATCGTCAGCCTTGGCCAGCGCATCTGGCCGTTCGACTGGAACGGCTGGGAAACCTTCTGGGTGTTCTTCTACGCCCTCGCCACGCTCGGCAACGCCGGTTTCCTGCGCGAGCAGGTGTGCCGCTACATGTGCCCGTACGCGCGCTTCCAGAGCGCGATGTTCGACCGTGACACCCTGATCATCGCGTACGACCCGATGCGCGGCGAGCCGCGCGGTCCGCGCCGCCGCGGCCTGGGCGACGTGGTCTCGCGCGGCCGCGGCTTGCTGGACAAAGTGCTGGCCTACGAGCTGGTGTTCCGCGCCAGCCACCACGACGCCGCCGGCAACGCCATGGAGGTGGCGCGCGCCGACGCCGGGCTGCCGAACGACGCCGAATTCGGCGCCAGCCTGGAGGTCCCCCTGCCACGCCCTGACCCCGAGCTTGCCGGCGACTGCATCGACTGCACGCTCTGCGTCCAGGTCTGCCCGACCGGGATCGACATCCGCAACGGCCTGCAGTACGACTGCATCGCCTGCGGTGCCTGCGTGGACGTGTGCGATGAGGTCATGGACAAGATGGGCTACCCGCGTGGCCTGATCCGTTACTCCACCCAGAACGCGATCGACGGAAAGCCGACCCGCGTCCTGCGCCCGCGCGTGTTCGTTTACGCGGCCCTCCTGCTGGTGCTGATCGGTGCGTGGGCCTGGGGCATCGCCGCGCGCAGCCCGCTGATCGTGGACGTGCTGCGCGATCGCAACGCGCTGTACCGCGTCACCGCCGACGGCATCGACAACGGCTACACCCTGAAGCTCGTCAACAAGACCGACCTGGAGCAGGACTACCGCATCACCCTGGACGCCAAGACGCCCGGGATCGAGCTGCGCGACGCCGGTACCAACGTGCACGTGCAGGCTGCCCAGGTCGCATCGGTGCCGGTGGAAGTCACCGCGCCGGCCAGCGTGCAGGGCCGCCACGAGGTGCGCTTCATCATCGAGTCGGCCGACGGCAGCATCCGCCAGGTCGCGGACAGCAGCTTCTTTGGACCTACCCCATGA
- the ccoO gene encoding cytochrome-c oxidase, cbb3-type subunit II: MAFGHEKIEKNVGLLAVLVAVAVSLGGLAEIVPLMYQAEAIKPLPGVKPYPALQLAGRDVYVREGCYNCHSQMIRTLRFETERYGHYSLAGESVYDRPFQWGSKRTGPDLARIGGRYSDDWHRVHMVDPRALVPESNMPAFPWLAKNEVSGEKITRHMKALQRLGDPYTDEEVASAAEDVAGKTELDAVVAYLQGLGLHAPRGG, from the coding sequence ATGGCTTTTGGACACGAGAAGATCGAGAAGAACGTCGGCCTGCTGGCAGTGCTGGTGGCCGTCGCGGTGTCGCTGGGTGGACTGGCGGAGATCGTGCCGCTGATGTACCAGGCCGAGGCGATCAAGCCACTGCCCGGCGTCAAGCCCTACCCGGCGCTGCAGCTGGCCGGGCGCGACGTGTATGTCCGCGAGGGCTGCTACAACTGCCACTCGCAGATGATCCGCACGCTGCGCTTCGAGACCGAGCGCTACGGCCACTATTCGCTGGCCGGGGAGTCGGTGTACGACCGTCCGTTCCAGTGGGGCTCCAAGCGCACCGGGCCTGACCTGGCCCGGATCGGTGGCCGTTACTCCGACGACTGGCATCGCGTGCACATGGTCGACCCGCGCGCGCTGGTGCCCGAATCGAACATGCCGGCCTTCCCGTGGCTGGCAAAGAACGAGGTCAGCGGCGAGAAGATCACCCGTCACATGAAGGCGCTGCAGCGGCTGGGCGACCCCTACACCGACGAGGAGGTCGCCAGCGCCGCCGAGGACGTGGCCGGGAAGACCGAACTGGACGCCGTCGTCGCCTATCTGCAGGGCCTCGGCCTGCACGCGCCGCGCGGAGGTTGA